The window TCAGCCAACAGGTCAGAAACCGACTCCTCGACTAGGGAGCCAAAGTCATTGGGTTCTGTAACCTGCCAAGCAGTGGTATTGGGCACGTTACCTGATGGTGAAGGATGCACTATTGGGCCAGAAGTCGGAGTGGTGGCATGATCACTACCCATCTCAGCCGGTTTCAAGGATGACGCAGACACAAGCGTGGAGTCCCATTCGTCAACTAGTTTAGCCGGGGTAGAAGAATACACATTCCATTCTCTTGACACTTCATTGACCTGTGGTGCGCAACCCACTAAGCTCGAATTTGTGCTCCAGCTTGGACCCGAATCTGGCACCGGAATATTGGATGACAAAGAATGTTTGCTCTCCATGActtgatttttcatttcttcagtGTCTGTCTTTGGCAGTTCAGTGTGCACAGATAAATCAGTTTCTCCATTTTTCGGTGGCATTTCGAGCGATTTGTCCAAAGGCACAACAGGAGGATTTGGTTCACAATCATTCGTAGAACGATCAACAGGGGGTGCAGTCACCCAATTCTGTCCAGATAACTGACTGGAAGGCCCATCACCACCGACTTGCTTATCATTCATACATCCACCATTTGCTTGATCCTCAATAGCTGGAGGTGGGCTTGGGTTTCCATTATTCTGGGAAGATTCATGGCTTTCATTTTGCTGAGGAGACTGGACGTGAACAGGAGAAGCATTACCATCATTACTTGGGAAATCTGCTCCCAGCAAAACATTTTTAGTGTTTTCTTCTCTGCTACTAATAGTATCTATTGCACTGATAAGACTAGACAAATTGGAGCCTAGTCCACCATTTGGAAAGGCTTCCTTACCAGCTTTACTAGGAGAATTGGAGATGCTTTCCTTGGGAATGCAGCTCTCTTCACCAGTACTTACATCCGTCACGACACTTTTCAATTCCTCCTGTATATTATGTTGGTCAATGGAGCTCACCTTTATTTCATTTGGTGGCACCGAGGGCTGTTTAGTACACTGTCCATTCAAAGCATCAGCCAAGAGAATAGAATCTTCTAAAGTTTCATCCACCCTCCATATCCTCAGATCAGTTGGGAAATGACCACTTTCATTCCATTTACGCAGCTGCGGCAAATTAAAAGGTCCTTGAACTTTCCCACTTGGATCATGGTAGAGCCATATTTTGTATGTCTCAACATCGTTGACAGATTGTTCAGTTCCTGTTGAAAGAGGTGAAGGTGAAATTTCTGATGCAAGTCCAGACAGCGATTCTGTCTTCCAACTGCTCATTATAGACGTTTCACGTGCCTGAATTCTTGAGGATCCATTCATCTCAGGCATTTGGCTTGGAGACTCTCTATCCATATcagtcaatttctttttctgagaCCTGCTTCGAGTTTCTCTTGAGTCACTGCTCCCCCTCTGTGGAGAGGTTGATGCCCTCCTCTTTCTGCTGGAGTGAGAACTAATCGCAATTTTATTCCCATCTGCATGTTAAAAGCAAAATCACAATGAACCAAACTATACTACTGCAAATATGAAAAGTTCATAAAACCAAGATACATTGGAGATCTTGCTCTTCTGACCTGGTAAAGAAGAGTCACTTTTAGCTTCATATATAGGATCCATGCTCAGATCCACATGTATATCAGGAGGTTCATTCAGCCTGCGCTGACGTTCTTCAGCTGAACTCAGGAGTTGTAATTTCTCCATGAATTCTCTAAGCGTGAAATGTGGTCAAGAAATACTCAGAAGAAATCCCTATCTTCATTTGAAAGCAAAAAGCAGAAAGAAGAAGACACAACTTTGTTTCTGAAGCTCAATTCAAGAGGTGGTGTTTCAGGTAGAGAGCTGTAACACTATTGTGATTCTGCTCTATTCATGTACTGACAATGGGGACAACAACATACTATTGCCTCAGCTTCTATTTTATTCATACCCACCACTACTACCATCTTCCAGATATTAAAGTCCTCAAAGGCTCAAACCAAAAGCCAAGCAAGCCCCTTCCCACTGCAAGGCAGCTGAGCTATAATCAGCATGTACATAGAAAAGGGCATCAAACAACACAAAGCCAAGCCCTTTTCTGCAGAGTGTGGTCAGGCATCATTGGGGGAAATTTTTGGCAAATACCAAGAGAAAACTTATCTCAGGTGAAACATTTATAAGTGTACATAAGCTAACACGGAATAAATCTTTATCAAACCTGtagcaaatagaaaaaataaaatgggtaGGACCTAAATAAGAGTTCAGCTAGGTTCTTCAATGGGATCAATATAAAGACAGATGACATGACTGAACCTGAAAACATCAGACATGAAGAATGGGCTATAATTATGATTATAGTACATCACAAACCATGTCATTAGTTTTATATGCCCCTTCGGAATGATCTTTAAGTCCGTCGTGACATTGATTACTACATGTTTGGCGAATGGTCACTAAAAGTACAAGGATACATCCGATTAAGATTGACTAAAAATGCTTGGTCATTAAAAGGCAGGTCAGGTTTGCGCAATTACTGGCAGAAAGCATACAAATAAGCATCATAAGATCTAATAGAAGAGGATATTCTTTTTCGTGTCCCTTTTCACTTGCTCGATCACGAAGATGATTGAGCCGTGTTATCTCCTTCTCCAGCCACTAAATCAAAAATGAAGGCAAGggcaaaataaaattaatgaaataattagCCTCCTggcaagaagaacaaaaataacattCCCTAACAGTAGTGAGATTAAAACGAAGCTAAATCCTTAAAGAAGGTACAGACAGCAACATGTGATTTTGGGTTGAAAGAACTCACATCAGTAACTCTTACTTCCTGCAATGCCAATGCTTTCCTCTGGATCTCACCCTGCCAAGAAGCATGGACCATCTTCAAGTTAAGTTAAATCCTTTACGCAAGAAATGACCGAGATTAGAACATGCCACTCACCACAGTCAACTGTTTTATCAGCCCACACTTCATACTCTCCTGTAATCGCCTGCATTCatcctgaaaaaggaaaaaggaaagacccCTTATTGCAAAACTACAAATTACGTCACATATGTGACTTAAAAACTTTTGAAATTACAACTAATTCAATCAAAATCACTTGATCCCATGGATGTTatgttctaaacctttcaattaagACTTAAAATCCTACAGAAAATCATATTCCTCATGGAGCTCCATTTAAATAAGGGGAAAGCCAGAAAAGATTGAAAGGCGATATACTTAGTAGacccaaaaaaatggaaaaacttGGATTCTCCCCAACAACATCAAAGGAAAGAACTAGAAAAGACTCCAAAACTTTGACTACTGGTACTCATGtagtatttttttcctttatacgCAAAGTGAAGATGAGAAAGGACAGAGCTGTAAGTGGGCTTATTGTCGAAAGCTCACTCGAGCACACAAGATGGACAAGAGTTTATAGAGCCTAGCAAGCCAGTTCCAAAGGGGCCAACCTTAGGAACTGCAGGGACCAGGTTACAAGTCCCATGCTCCTAATATAAGTTGAGATGTTTAAGACATTTTTTTGCTAACAAAGGCAGGGTGAGAGGAGGCACCAGTGTAGCTGCCTTCCTCGGACGTTACTACAGGCACTCCATACCGTGCCACCAAAGTTTAAGACACTCACACTAGGATTAGTATTGCATATGAAATAATCCACAATCAAGTTGACCTCAAAAGGCAGCAGCTATTTAAGTACATTGTGCAGAGGTACAAACTATGAAGCTAAGTAAAACGAGGATACAGGATATCATgcattgatcaatcaaagagagCATCTAATGATACTTGTCTGATCACCTCAGAAAATTCCTGACTAGAAATCTCATCGATTGATATGGCTTCTTTCTTGTCTAAATTTAGTATTTCAAGCGTCATACTTGCACTTTTGCCGCCAGTATTATTCATCTCTTCTACCCTGCTAGAATCTGTATAGCAAAAGATAGCGCTTGATGAGTTTGCACAGAATATATTACCAATCAAGCATTGCTCTCATAACTCATAGGAATGGCAATGAAACAATTACCGACAACTTGGACAAGCCTATGATGATCCTGCTTTTGGTCCCCACCAGAAATCTTTATGCGGACAAACGATCCCACAACCTTTTCATGAAACTTTTCAGAATCATCGATCAACTTATCCATCATGTTCCGCTCCAAATATATAAATCTTATGTTATGAACATCTATCGCAGCATAGTCATCTGGATTAGCCTGTGATACCCTCTCATCGATCTTCTTCCTACTTTTACGCCTCTTATCAGTACCCACCATCGGCTCATTATGATTGTTCAAATCAATGTTCATCTGGTCACTAACACCATCAATAACTGACCCCTGAAAGAAACCATCAATCCGAGGTTTATCCTTTTCAAGAAAGTGAGACTCAAGAAGCTTCAGCATTTCAATATGCCCAACAACAGCTTTGCCAAATAGACTAAACAGCATTGAATCACAAAGGATTTGGCATTTCTGGCGTGGGTCACGAAGATTATTCCTTTTAATATATTCCATCAATAGTTGCTGCACATCAAAAGGAGATAGAATGGATGTATTGCCATCCTTCATGAGTGCAACAAACTCCAAGAGCTCCTTAGATGCCCATGCAATGCCTTCATTAGAGGATGATAATGGCCCTCCATCAATTGGGTTTAATTGTTCACTTTGAGCCTCTTCCTCAACAACCTTCACCTGCTTCTTGGTCTTTCTTCTGTTTGAGCAATCAGCTGCCCCATATCTGTTGAAGTCATCCAATCCAAAGCCTTTTCGACCATTATTACCATAAACTACTCTAGGAGGCACTTGCTTATTAGACATCATGTCAGATTCTTTCCAAGGATTTTTAGCTTGGATGAGTTCGTGTGTAGCTAAAGACAACTTCTCCTTCAGGTATATCCAGTAAACCTTGAAGAGATACTCCCAGCTACTTTTGTCATCAAAATCTACTTGAACCTGCAGAGAAGCATCCAAAGGACAAATAGTAAAGGTTGAATGCCTAAAATCAGTGTGTGCATCAAGAAGTGAGTGCCACACACCtgcacatgcacatgcatgtGCGCACACTCGCATGTACAGTTAGTGAGGCACATATATgaagaatttcaaaatcaaCAGACCAACTTCTGTAACAAGCCTTAAAATGCACAGAATAAGACAGAAAAGTAACACTAAAAAATACAAGTACACAAATTGAGAGACAGCATACATACCCCATTTAGCATAACTGTAATCTATACTCACGCCAtgttcatttttccttttcacataTAGAGAGACAAGATTCTCAAAGGATAGAGGCTTCTTTCAGTGGACCCAGACATAGATGGGCTGACACGATGCCTTTTTTAGCATAGGGATGGAATACAAATTGGCAGATTATGTAAATTCTCTTTGTGATGGAACTGCTAAGCACTTTCAATACCTGAGCTGGCACCCCATGGGGCCTTGATAATTCAATTCTTCTCCATGCTTATCCAAGAGGAAGATAACACTAAGCACAAGAGTAAGAATCCAAGGGATGGTTGAGTTACAACACAGTCCTATTGCGAGCTAGTTGTCCCACAAAAACATTTGAGACTAACAAGATGGTTCATTAATACCATCATGGTCAGTGTTAATAATGGCAGTCGGATTGTACAAAAATGAGTCAACCAATTTAATATAATGCATACATTAGTTCTCCATGGCTTGTGGATGGAACTCTTCTTGGCAAACC of the Eucalyptus grandis isolate ANBG69807.140 chromosome 10, ASM1654582v1, whole genome shotgun sequence genome contains:
- the LOC104422741 gene encoding zinc finger CCCH domain-containing protein 44 encodes the protein MNLLRQQQQQQQQQQQHLQLREDERQQEIRRLFESSAEEPEPPGPARGSRGGRGGEDLAGVDRRRAGAAAAAAPARESDGSRRPAEVRDGAGGAAPVAVPPVVGGGGAVVRAGVELAATAASVPGRRKRGRPPKGIGEVKVSKPVVVRNKAVDEEEDVCFICFDGGDLVLCDRRGCPKAYHPACVKREEAFFRSRAKWNCGWHICSTCQRAAHHMCYTCTFSLCKNCTKGADYVCVRGNKGLCGTCLKTIMLIENIRLGNEERVQVDFDDKSSWEYLFKVYWIYLKEKLSLATHELIQAKNPWKESDMMSNKQVPPRVVYGNNGRKGFGLDDFNRYGAADCSNRRKTKKQVKVVEEEAQSEQLNPIDGGPLSSSNEGIAWASKELLEFVALMKDGNTSILSPFDVQQLLMEYIKRNNLRDPRQKCQILCDSMLFSLFGKAVVGHIEMLKLLESHFLEKDKPRIDGFFQGSVIDGVSDQMNIDLNNHNEPMVGTDKRRKSRKKIDERVSQANPDDYAAIDVHNIRFIYLERNMMDKLIDDSEKFHEKVVGSFVRIKISGGDQKQDHHRLVQVVDSSRVEEMNNTGGKSASMTLEILNLDKKEAISIDEISSQEFSEDECRRLQESMKCGLIKQLTVGEIQRKALALQEVRVTDWLEKEITRLNHLRDRASEKGHEKELREFMEKLQLLSSAEERQRRLNEPPDIHVDLSMDPIYEAKSDSSLPDGNKIAISSHSSRKRRASTSPQRGSSDSRETRSRSQKKKLTDMDRESPSQMPEMNGSSRIQARETSIMSSWKTESLSGLASEISPSPLSTGTEQSVNDVETYKIWLYHDPSGKVQGPFNLPQLRKWNESGHFPTDLRIWRVDETLEDSILLADALNGQCTKQPSVPPNEIKVSSIDQHNIQEELKSVVTDVSTGEESCIPKESISNSPSKAGKEAFPNGGLGSNLSSLISAIDTISSREENTKNVLLGADFPSNDGNASPVHVQSPQQNESHESSQNNGNPSPPPAIEDQANGGCMNDKQVGGDGPSSQLSGQNWVTAPPVDRSTNDCEPNPPVVPLDKSLEMPPKNGETDLSVHTELPKTDTEEMKNQVMESKHSLSSNIPVPDSGPSWSTNSSLVGCAPQVNEVSREWNVYSSTPAKLVDEWDSTLVSASSLKPAEMGSDHATTPTSGPIVHPSPSGNVPNTTAWQVTEPNDFGSLVEESVSDLLAEVEAMESLNGLPSPTSILKSGPQLAEGGKDECFSPVEVFSPGPTSGKRDAFSSASDSHVPSQSTITEEPQGLPNAGKMSGGRPSVSAEVVEDQKHSDVSVNQWRSGSSSSVSGPMHPRASWEAGHTTNTWMAPSVTTQSNYGALPGNANLGWVGANHGNAALDWDLRHGAVVSNGNANSGAASGNQGILGNQPRYGNSGSRYASPRERAYQGPDSGFNRGRSVWSRQYPSGGGSGSYRQPPKGQRVCKFYESGYCKKGASCSYWHP